One Temnothorax longispinosus isolate EJ_2023e chromosome 8, Tlon_JGU_v1, whole genome shotgun sequence genomic region harbors:
- the LOC139818446 gene encoding uncharacterized protein isoform X1, which translates to MRFTILTLTAVLCLALVSSHPLPEDGLRSEALDRLVMAEADSEAALRSKRTIGILRQLFPDISQDVNPESENRVNEIGSESQNNEVRVQFADEVPSENSPQELTPLDETETQEEDENRDKRFLFGFGGNAGGGAGSGNFLFDIIRQAADGAARAAGTVYRVVAGTQSLGLGLSASRDVGPAAPAAANPAGGTGTPTSGAPSTAAPGAGILPPLVAGSGSNQLGDSSGSPEHGKADEHEAVPGPVTRFFVIANRGLSNLVQDLILRLAATSERFVNFKARLITSII; encoded by the exons ATGAGATTTACCATTCTAACGCTGACGGCTGTGCTTTGCCTCGCATTAGTGAGCTCGCATCCGCTTCCGGAAGACGGGCTCCGATCAGAG GCCCTTGATCGGCTGGTGATGGCCGAAGCCGACAGCGAGGCCGCCCTGAGGAGCAAACGGACGATCGGCATTCTACGACAGCTCTTCCCCGATATTTCCCAG gaCGTGAACCCGGAATCGGAGAATCGAGTGAACGAGATCGGCTCGGAGTCGCAGAACAACGAGGTGCGAGTGCAATTCGCGGACGAAGTGCCGAGCGAAAATTCGCCGCAGGAGCTGACGCCATTGGATGAGACCGAGACACAGGAGGAGGACGAGAACAGGGACAAGAGATTCCTCTTTGGTTTCGGCGGCAATGCCGGCGGTGGCGCCGGGTCGGGCAACTTCCTCTTCGACATTATCAGG CAAGCGGCCGACGGGGCGGCAAGAGCGGCGGGCACGGTGTACCGTGTCGTGGCCGGTACACAGAGCCTCGGGCTCGGGCTAAGCGCCTCGCGCGACGTGGGCCCGGCCGCCCCAGCTGCCGCCAACCCCGCCGGCGGTACTGGCACCCCGACGTCCGGCGCACCCTCGACCGCCGCCCCAGGAGCCGGCATTCTACCACCG CTGGTGGCCGGAAGCGGAAGTAACCAGCTGGGCGACTCTTCGGGCAGCCCCGAACACGGAAAGGCGGACGAGCATGAGGCCGTACCCGGCCCAGTCACCAGGTTCTTCGTCATCGCTAATCGAGGACTCTCGAATCTCGTTCAGGATCTCATACTC CGTCTGGCGGCCACGAGCGAGCGCTTCGTCAACTTCAAGGCGCGATTGATCACCTCCATCATCTAA
- the LOC139818445 gene encoding mitochondrial amidoxime-reducing component 1-like isoform X1, which produces MFSDRTRLTYVTTAAVGVGTAVFFIWWWWNRKQKPQPPSKWRKVGELSDMVVYPVKSLGPVRMTEMECTTLGLKSGWLRDRTLLVIDLEGRFLTGRQLPKMVNVSPSISGSVLTLRAPGMMLVSVDLAQLRGKGFRVAVWGQAVPARDCGEEVARWLSRYLLQEDTGLRLVYYPLERPVRQVRQRNHNVFPLEQPVDMGAYPDETSYSLINAASVADLNSRLDEPVTPQQFRMNFVVKGATAYEEDKWDWVKIGNVIMRNVRPCTRCIFTTIDPETGTKHANTEPLKTLKSYRQITDPQIRPSVGDSPVMGIHLGLRGPNGMVRLGDPIYVGIPEEESPSVTSPS; this is translated from the exons atgttctcAGACAGAACGCGACTTACATACGTCACAACTGCCGCCGTGGGCGTCGGCACGGCGGTCTTCTTCATCTGGTGGTGGTGGAACAGAAAACAAAAGCCTCAACCACCGTCGAAGTGGCGAAAAGTCGGAGAACTGAGCGATATGGTCGTGTACCCGGTCAAATCACTCGGCCCAGTTCGTATGACAGAGATGGAATGCACGACGTTGGGATTGAAGTCCGGTTGGTTGAGAGATCGGACATTGCTCGTCATCGATCTCGAGGGCCGGTTTCTCACTGGCAGACAGCTACCCAAAATGGTCAAT GTATCACCTAGTATTTCCGGTTCTGTGCTTACGCTTCGCGCTCCAGGCATGATGTTGGTGTCGGTGGATCTTGCGCAACTCCGCGGCAAAGGTTTCCGAGTTGCTGTGTGGGGTCAAGCGGTACCGGCGCGTGATTGTGGTGAGGAAGTTGCCAGATGGCTGTCACGCTACCTTCTCCAGGAGGATACCGGTCTTAGGCTAGTCTATTATCCATTAGAGCGACCGGTGAGACAAGTGAGACAGAGAAATCATAACGTCTTTCCATTAGAACAACCAGTAGACATG GGAGCCTATCCAGATGAAACAAGCTACAGTCTGATCAACGCAGCTTCAGTAGCAGACCTTAATAGCCGACTGGACGAACCAGTCACGCCGCAGCAATTTCGCATGAATTTCGTGGTCAAGGGTGCCACTGCTTACGAAGAAGATAAATGGGATTGGGTAAAGATTGGGAACGTGATTATGAGAAACGTTAGACCCTGTACAAGATGTATCTTCACTACGATAGATCCAGAAACCGGCACGAAACACGCCAATACGGAGCCTTTGAAGACTTTGAAaag TTACAGACAGATAACCGATCCGCAGATTCGACCCTCAGTTGGCGACAGTCCAGTTATGGGAATTCATCTTGGACTACGAGGACCAAACGGAATGGTCCGCTTGGGTGATCCAATTTACGTAGGTATCCCGGAAGAGGAATCACCGTCTGTAACTTCACCATCATAG
- the LOC139818445 gene encoding mitochondrial amidoxime-reducing component 1-like isoform X2, translated as MDRTRLTYVTTAAVGVGTAVFFIWWWWNRKQKPQPPSKWRKVGELSDMVVYPVKSLGPVRMTEMECTTLGLKSGWLRDRTLLVIDLEGRFLTGRQLPKMVNVSPSISGSVLTLRAPGMMLVSVDLAQLRGKGFRVAVWGQAVPARDCGEEVARWLSRYLLQEDTGLRLVYYPLERPVRQVRQRNHNVFPLEQPVDMGAYPDETSYSLINAASVADLNSRLDEPVTPQQFRMNFVVKGATAYEEDKWDWVKIGNVIMRNVRPCTRCIFTTIDPETGTKHANTEPLKTLKSYRQITDPQIRPSVGDSPVMGIHLGLRGPNGMVRLGDPIYVGIPEEESPSVTSPS; from the exons ATgg ACAGAACGCGACTTACATACGTCACAACTGCCGCCGTGGGCGTCGGCACGGCGGTCTTCTTCATCTGGTGGTGGTGGAACAGAAAACAAAAGCCTCAACCACCGTCGAAGTGGCGAAAAGTCGGAGAACTGAGCGATATGGTCGTGTACCCGGTCAAATCACTCGGCCCAGTTCGTATGACAGAGATGGAATGCACGACGTTGGGATTGAAGTCCGGTTGGTTGAGAGATCGGACATTGCTCGTCATCGATCTCGAGGGCCGGTTTCTCACTGGCAGACAGCTACCCAAAATGGTCAAT GTATCACCTAGTATTTCCGGTTCTGTGCTTACGCTTCGCGCTCCAGGCATGATGTTGGTGTCGGTGGATCTTGCGCAACTCCGCGGCAAAGGTTTCCGAGTTGCTGTGTGGGGTCAAGCGGTACCGGCGCGTGATTGTGGTGAGGAAGTTGCCAGATGGCTGTCACGCTACCTTCTCCAGGAGGATACCGGTCTTAGGCTAGTCTATTATCCATTAGAGCGACCGGTGAGACAAGTGAGACAGAGAAATCATAACGTCTTTCCATTAGAACAACCAGTAGACATG GGAGCCTATCCAGATGAAACAAGCTACAGTCTGATCAACGCAGCTTCAGTAGCAGACCTTAATAGCCGACTGGACGAACCAGTCACGCCGCAGCAATTTCGCATGAATTTCGTGGTCAAGGGTGCCACTGCTTACGAAGAAGATAAATGGGATTGGGTAAAGATTGGGAACGTGATTATGAGAAACGTTAGACCCTGTACAAGATGTATCTTCACTACGATAGATCCAGAAACCGGCACGAAACACGCCAATACGGAGCCTTTGAAGACTTTGAAaag TTACAGACAGATAACCGATCCGCAGATTCGACCCTCAGTTGGCGACAGTCCAGTTATGGGAATTCATCTTGGACTACGAGGACCAAACGGAATGGTCCGCTTGGGTGATCCAATTTACGTAGGTATCCCGGAAGAGGAATCACCGTCTGTAACTTCACCATCATAG
- the LOC139818446 gene encoding uncharacterized protein isoform X2, translating to MRFTILTLTAVLCLALVSSHPLPEDGLRSEDVNPESENRVNEIGSESQNNEVRVQFADEVPSENSPQELTPLDETETQEEDENRDKRFLFGFGGNAGGGAGSGNFLFDIIRQAADGAARAAGTVYRVVAGTQSLGLGLSASRDVGPAAPAAANPAGGTGTPTSGAPSTAAPGAGILPPLVAGSGSNQLGDSSGSPEHGKADEHEAVPGPVTRFFVIANRGLSNLVQDLILRLAATSERFVNFKARLITSII from the exons ATGAGATTTACCATTCTAACGCTGACGGCTGTGCTTTGCCTCGCATTAGTGAGCTCGCATCCGCTTCCGGAAGACGGGCTCCGATCAGAG gaCGTGAACCCGGAATCGGAGAATCGAGTGAACGAGATCGGCTCGGAGTCGCAGAACAACGAGGTGCGAGTGCAATTCGCGGACGAAGTGCCGAGCGAAAATTCGCCGCAGGAGCTGACGCCATTGGATGAGACCGAGACACAGGAGGAGGACGAGAACAGGGACAAGAGATTCCTCTTTGGTTTCGGCGGCAATGCCGGCGGTGGCGCCGGGTCGGGCAACTTCCTCTTCGACATTATCAGG CAAGCGGCCGACGGGGCGGCAAGAGCGGCGGGCACGGTGTACCGTGTCGTGGCCGGTACACAGAGCCTCGGGCTCGGGCTAAGCGCCTCGCGCGACGTGGGCCCGGCCGCCCCAGCTGCCGCCAACCCCGCCGGCGGTACTGGCACCCCGACGTCCGGCGCACCCTCGACCGCCGCCCCAGGAGCCGGCATTCTACCACCG CTGGTGGCCGGAAGCGGAAGTAACCAGCTGGGCGACTCTTCGGGCAGCCCCGAACACGGAAAGGCGGACGAGCATGAGGCCGTACCCGGCCCAGTCACCAGGTTCTTCGTCATCGCTAATCGAGGACTCTCGAATCTCGTTCAGGATCTCATACTC CGTCTGGCGGCCACGAGCGAGCGCTTCGTCAACTTCAAGGCGCGATTGATCACCTCCATCATCTAA
- the LOC139818446 gene encoding uncharacterized protein isoform X3: MRFTILTLTAVLCLALVSSHPLPEDGLRSEALDRLVMAEADSEAALRSKRTIGILRQLFPDISQDVNPESENRVNEIGSESQNNEVRVQFADEVPSENSPQELTPLDETETQEEDENRDKRFLFGFGGNAGGGAGSGNFLFDIIRLVAGSGSNQLGDSSGSPEHGKADEHEAVPGPVTRFFVIANRGLSNLVQDLILRLAATSERFVNFKARLITSII, translated from the exons ATGAGATTTACCATTCTAACGCTGACGGCTGTGCTTTGCCTCGCATTAGTGAGCTCGCATCCGCTTCCGGAAGACGGGCTCCGATCAGAG GCCCTTGATCGGCTGGTGATGGCCGAAGCCGACAGCGAGGCCGCCCTGAGGAGCAAACGGACGATCGGCATTCTACGACAGCTCTTCCCCGATATTTCCCAG gaCGTGAACCCGGAATCGGAGAATCGAGTGAACGAGATCGGCTCGGAGTCGCAGAACAACGAGGTGCGAGTGCAATTCGCGGACGAAGTGCCGAGCGAAAATTCGCCGCAGGAGCTGACGCCATTGGATGAGACCGAGACACAGGAGGAGGACGAGAACAGGGACAAGAGATTCCTCTTTGGTTTCGGCGGCAATGCCGGCGGTGGCGCCGGGTCGGGCAACTTCCTCTTCGACATTATCAGG CTGGTGGCCGGAAGCGGAAGTAACCAGCTGGGCGACTCTTCGGGCAGCCCCGAACACGGAAAGGCGGACGAGCATGAGGCCGTACCCGGCCCAGTCACCAGGTTCTTCGTCATCGCTAATCGAGGACTCTCGAATCTCGTTCAGGATCTCATACTC CGTCTGGCGGCCACGAGCGAGCGCTTCGTCAACTTCAAGGCGCGATTGATCACCTCCATCATCTAA